CAGGCGGGTGCCCGGTTGCACGCGCACACCCGACTTCGCGGCCGGGGCGCCGTCGATCGTCACCTGACCGCCGAGGATCAACTCGGTGGCCTGGCTGCGGGATCGGGCCAGGCCGAGCGCCGGGAGCACCCGGTCGAGCCGATCCGGCTCCCCACGCCACTCCCCGGTGCGCACCGCCTCAGGCGGCACCGTGGTCGCCTCGCTGCAGCTCCGCGAGCAGTTCGTCGTGGACCTGTTCGAACTGCGCCGCACGCTGGTCCAGCGGCTGTGCCTCGATGACCTCGACGCGTTCGAGCAGCCCGTCGCCGACAGCGGGGGCGCTCGGACGCTCCGGCGTCGGATCCTCGATGTCGCTCATGCCCCCAGCCTACTCACCCGGGCCGACACCGCCGCGGATTCTGCACATGTCGGCGCGGGTCAGCTCCAGTGATCCTCGAAGATGATCTCGGGCACCTGCAGCCCGTAGATCGCGAGCCCCGAGGCCCAGATGGCCGCGCAGCCCGCGCGGAGCAGGTTCAGCGGGGTATCCCCCTCGGCCACGACCGACGCGACGTGCCCGTCCATCCGCACGCGGGCGCTCCCGACGCGCATGGAACCGTCCTTCAGGTGTTCAGTTGAGGGGTAGGGCTCGTGCAGCTCGGCGAGCGAGGCGACGACGAAGTCGGGCTGCATGTCGCGCGAGGCCGCGACGAGCTGCTTGGGCCGATCCACCCCCGTGAGCACGTGCAGCGACGGGATCCCGGCGGCGCGAGCGCCCTTGATGTCGGTGTCGAGCCTGTCGCCGATCATCAGCGCGTTGCGCGACCCGAAGCGGTCGAACGCCGCCTCGAAGATCGCGGTCTCGGGTTTGCCGGCGAAAACCGGAAGCCGCTGCACCGCCGTGTGCACCGCCGAGACGAGGGTGCCGTTGCCGGGTGCGAGTCCTCGGGCGACCGGGATCGTCCAGTCGGTGTTCGTCGCGATCCACGGCAGCTGCGGGCGGCCCGGCACCTCGGCCAGGGCGAAGGAGGCCTCGGCGAGCTGCTCCCAGCCCACGGAGGGGTCGAAGCCCTGCACTACGGCGTCCGGCTGGTCGTCGGCGCTGCGCGTGATCTCGAAGCCGGCCTTGCCGAGCTCATCGGTGAGACCTTCGCCGCCGATGACGAGCACGCGGGATCCCGCCGGAACGGTCTGCGCCAGCAGCGCGACGGCCGCCTGCGGGGAGGTCACGACGTCGGACGCCTCGGCCCGGAGCCCGAGGCCGCGTAGGTGCTCGGCGACGACCCGATCCGTGCGGGAGGCGTTGTTGGTGACGTACCCGATCCGGGCCTCAGCGCGGTTCAGCTGCTCCACGGCGCCCGGGATCGCCCCCGGGCCCCGATACACGACCCCGTCGAGGTCGGTCAGCAGCAGATCACGGCCGGCGATCGGTGCGGGATCGAGCGGCGCGTCCTTCTTCCAGAACGCCACTAGCGGCCCTCCTGCTGCGACCCGCCCTGTTCATCGGGCGCGGCGTCGGCGTCTGCGTCTGCGTCGGTTGTGTCGGCGTCAGCGGTCACGACGCCCGCGTCGGCGAGCAGTTCGTCGACCTCCGCCTCGATGGACGCCTGGAAGCCGAGCTCCGGTGCCGGCTCGGTGTCGGCGGCGTCGGTGTCGGTGTCGGTGTCGGTGTCGGTGTCGACGGCATCGGTGTCGGATGCTGCGGCCGTCTCCGTTTCTTCTCCCGGCGCTGACGCTGTACCCGACACTGGCTCTTCACCCATCTCAGGCTTTTCGCCCAGCTCTGGCTCTTCGATGATGGCCGTCTCAATGATCTCGAAGACCTCAAGCTCATCCTGAGCGCCGAGGTGATCCTGCAGCGCACGGGCAGCCTGCTCCGAACGTGCCTGCCACTCGGCCGCCTCGCTGGTGCGACCGAGATCCTCGAGCACGGCCGCGTAGGCCCCGAACAGGTGCGGGCTCCACGAGAACGCCTTGGTGGGGTTGAGCTCGGGGATCTCGAGCTCGAACAGCGCCTGCTGCGTCTGGCCGAGATCGAGACGGGCGCCCGACATCGCGATCGCGAGGTGCACGCGCTGCTCGGTGTCGAGCGCAGAGGTGTCGGCCTCGAGGCCGGTCTCGATCGCCTTCTCCGGCCGGCCGAGA
Above is a genomic segment from Leucobacter rhizosphaerae containing:
- a CDS encoding HAD-IIA family hydrolase; this encodes MAFWKKDAPLDPAPIAGRDLLLTDLDGVVYRGPGAIPGAVEQLNRAEARIGYVTNNASRTDRVVAEHLRGLGLRAEASDVVTSPQAAVALLAQTVPAGSRVLVIGGEGLTDELGKAGFEITRSADDQPDAVVQGFDPSVGWEQLAEASFALAEVPGRPQLPWIATNTDWTIPVARGLAPGNGTLVSAVHTAVQRLPVFAGKPETAIFEAAFDRFGSRNALMIGDRLDTDIKGARAAGIPSLHVLTGVDRPKQLVAASRDMQPDFVVASLAELHEPYPSTEHLKDGSMRVGSARVRMDGHVASVVAEGDTPLNLLRAGCAAIWASGLAIYGLQVPEIIFEDHWS